The Dendropsophus ebraccatus isolate aDenEbr1 chromosome 3, aDenEbr1.pat, whole genome shotgun sequence genomic interval TTGTCAATGGTTCAATCGGAtttgttcaaaagtttggttccttAACAAACCAAATGTTTGGCAACATTCTAAACAAACCCAGGTTCAACAGgttcggttctctcatctcttatGTTGTGTACTGTTTCTTACCATGAATAACAAGCATTTTAAATGTCAatggaaaagtaaaaaagtttCAACACTTCGGAGGTGGcaatggaaaaaggaaaaaattactTTGGCATTAACACCCAGAATGTATGCTAGGGGAAGGGGTTGAAGTGTTATTTACAAGCATTTATGATGGTATATTTTAGTTTTGTAATGCTTTTTCAAATCGAATGTTTTGTGCTATACCACGAATATAACAAAAAATCTTACAGATATtgttaatagaaaataataactaGATATTTTCCTCTCTCAACTCCAGGTTATTTTCATCCATCAAATGGAAAGTATTTTTACACTCAAACAAACCATACTTATGACAGAAGCCCTCAGACCTCATCAGCAATAAAAGCAATAGAGGAAATAAAGTATCAGCTGAGCATGCCTACAAAATGTACTTCTTCTGAAAAGGACAGAGACAGTACCCTAAGGTCAAAGTGTAATGGAAGAGCTGAGCAGGTTAATTCTTACATTTTACTATATTTCTTATGTTTGTGTATGTAATATAATTATTTTAAGTTAGATTTATACATTACAATATTCATAGGATATATAACTAAGCACGAAACAAACTGaaaagacacatggtaccatttatatatccatctgtgcttccagaacatagaaaaaatgcttttatttttcagtgCAAAGTGAGGCGTTACTAAGCTCCTAAAGTGCTTGAaaatttcctcccccccccccccttcatccctatccctgcttgatttGCAGTCAGCTGAAAGCTTAGCCCTGTCAATCAAGTAGGGATAGGGtcaggagtagtgatgagcaaacatcccgatgtttggttcgAATCCCGAACATGAACATAAATATAAATGATTGTGATgggttcgtgttcgccgaacattcaggaacaaataacgaacatacaaaGAAGCATACATTTTGGTCTAGcaacatgcatacagattatcaggtgcaaatcgTAAATTGCCCGGTTGTGCACACCACGAGATAAAGGTTTGCATGTTCGAATATCACTATACCCATTCCGATCATTGAATAAATTAATTGTGAtcagcgaacacgaacaattagcgtcatgttcgtccgaacatttacgaacatgttcgctcatcactagtcgggGGAAGAGCTAGGAGGTATTCCACATCTCAGAACTTCACAGGCTTGGGAAtgcctatctgacactataagtAGTTGTATGCTTTTACTCATGGAAGAGAACTACTAATAGAATAGAATAAAGTAGCACCCCGAGCCTATGGGTAAGCACTGCCAGTAACAGCGGGATATATTTGCTAACAGATGTATTAAATATTAAAGCATCCCTTGCCCTTTAAAATACAGTGTTCAAATGCTTTTTAGGAACACAAACTTGATTCTGTTGTGTATGTTATCTGTTATCACTGGGTCAATCATGCATATGTTTTTCTTTGTAAAGACAGTAGACATGTCAAGTCTTTCTtcgcacaaaaatgaaaacattaAGAAAATCTTCAAGGAAGATGTGACTGAACAGAAACCCTGTACCAGGCTCTCTCATACAGATGATTATCTACAACGAAGGCAAGGAAAAGTAATATACAGAACCAAGAGTGGCCTCCTCCCTAACTATTCTGGATATACACCTGGTAAAGTAGTGTTTTTTTACTAGTTAGATCCAATTGAATGATTTACACGTATGAAATCCCTCATAGGCACAAATATTTACCACAGGAAAATTGCATACAGAAttcttaaagtttacctgtcacaGCAAAGAACTGTTGACATGTCACAGACATAGAAAGTAAAGGAATTCATCCAGAATTCCTTCAATTTATTGAATGTTCAAAAGCAtaacagcaacgtttcgaccccaaagcggtttcccaggactgcatccagtttttccaggcacctgTCCATTGTGTCACCTGTTGCAGTAATTCTGTACAAATCTCTTTacaggtgccttcacacctagcgactcgcagcgtaaattacgctgcgagtctgtcaggtccttgcagatcactttgactacatacacgcagcggtctaaacgaccgctgcgtgtatgcaattctgccggccccttaaccccttcagctcccgctccGCACCAGCTCTGTatacggcagaattacatacacgcagcggtcattcagactgctgcgtgtatgtagtgaaagtgatctgccaggacctacccgacttgcagtgtaaattacgctgcgagtcgctaggtgtgaagggaccctacagcagcctcctcttatcaccacaggcagaacaggaagtctcagcttagtattAAAGCTAGTGATGAGAATGAAACCTGCCAGATATCAGGATTTATTTTATAATAGGGGCAGTTAAGGGGGTattctgtacagcattacagcaacatgtgacaccagtaaatagcATCAGTACTATAAGACAAtaacagctccctgtggaatgacttcttcacaggccacagagcatgctcagtaatgtttcacatctCAAGGGGACAAAACTCTGTCTATTATTGCCATGTCCATGGGGCTGGCTGTAAAGCACATCACTAAATGTTGTTATAAACAGCTAAGGCAAGATAGCAGCCCCATAAAGATGTACAAATAATAAAATTGAACAATTATAATGTGAAAATAGAAACTATTTAAGAAAAACTAATGTTAGTTAGAAGGCTCTATGCATTAAAGAAAATCTAGGCAATGCATCTAAGATTAGAAAAGATTAAGCTATAGTCCTGCAACAGCACCACCACTGCCCTCAGGTGTTATGTGGTAaaacaatttagctccattcacttcaatggaacaaagctgtaaaactacattctgaggacaagagtggggctgtttctgaaTAACTTCTTTAAAATCTCTGCTTTGCTAGCCTAACCAAATGATGAGCTGTGCACACGCATTCACTTTCATTTTACTCAGAAATCTGGTAAGCGTGCAGTTGGTTTAGGGGCAGCTCCTGGTCCATATCCTCCACTCCAGTCTAAAAGCTTATGTGGCTTATGGTGTGTTTAGGCAAAGAGatttattttttagatttttgaagccaaagccaggaacagactataaatagagagcaggtcataaaggaaagactgcgatttcttttcaaacccattcctggctttggcttagaaaatctgtcagataaatctctctgtgtaaaggcaccccaaAAGTTGTTGCATGTTTCTGGCTGCACTCCCAATCATGTATCCCTAAAATGCAAAAAGTGAGAATAAGTTATTTGTTCTTCGGAATAAAAAAAGTGAGTTTATAATAACCCCTCACTAGCGCTGCACTGTATTGCTGCTCACTGTCAGAAAGCAAACACCCGTAGGTTCACTGGGggtaatatatgtaaaaaaatattggTATTGACATAAAGCGCAATGTTTGGCGATCCTTTGTATATATGGTTagtacaagaaaaataaatagtAATGGCTACAGGTAAATAAATGGTTGTTTTTACCTTGTAGTAGATTGTTTTGGCGTAGTTCTCGGTAAGCGTTGTTAAAAAGTAGATCTTTTTGCAGATGTTTGATGCTTGGTAACATATATTGGCAATAAGATGGTGGTTGTAACCTCCGCTGGAGgcgccccggccggcggcactacTCCGCGGTGGGTTACGTTGATGTTAGCGGTTCAAAAAATTCCCGGGaaggctgagtgacgtcactactaGTACGGGAGCTCAGAGAGACCAAAAGAGTAATCAACGCGTTTCAGCAACAATAGCGGTTGCCCTCGTCAGGATTATGGCACGGCCCCGTATTCCTTCCTTACTTATAGGTAGTTTGACCGCTCATCTGTCAGGTGTGAGTTGATTAGATGTTATGTTGCCATGTTACCATGCTTGTTCCAAAGCCGTGCAAAGCCGTACACAGCCGTATGCTCTGTAAACCTATAGTGTTGCATTGTCTCAAAAAAGATTTACACTATATCGATCTCTTCATATTCAAATATAGGGTGTTTGAAGTAGTGTGTCCTTTTTAATCGGGGCAGTGCACAGCATATTCGGAACAGTGTATCAGTTCCTGTGCAGAGTATTCAAAAATGTGCAAGATATAAACTCCCATTTAAGGTATCCAGATTGGTGCGCGGGGTGTTCGGAACAATGTATCAGTTCCTATAGAACATACTTTTACTGAGTATAACTATACCTATATAACTAAATAAAGGCGAATAGTTCCAGATCTGCATTGAGTCCATTGGGGATAAGTGTATTTAGGTGGAATATCCATTTAGTTTCAGCTCTTGATAATAATTCTATATAGTCCCCCCCTCTCCAATGGGGCTTGATGTTTTCAATGCCTACAAATGTAGATCCCTCAAATTTGCCCTGGTGTTTCTCCACATAGTGTCTTGATAATGGGTGTCCATCATATTGTCTATTTATGTTATATACGTGTTCCTGTATTCTCGTGGTAAGTTGTCTCTTTGTTCTTCCCACATATAGTTTGTTGCAAGGGCATTTGATGTAATATATAACGCCGGTGGTCTTacatgtaatgtgtgtttttatattatatttctcATGTCCTCCAATCCAGAGTTTTGCCAGGGTTCGTTGCTTTCCTGCAGCTTTTGCAATGTTTGCATGGAAAAAAGCCTCTTACTAATGGCTTTAGTACTGTTtggcctttttttattatttgttgttgCTGCTTAATAGTAGGGGCTACTAGTAAGCCTAAATTGTTAGCTCTCTTGAAAATAAAGCGTGGTTGAGAGGGAATCAATTCACCTATTACCTTATCTTGTTTTAATATTTCCCAGTGGTTTTTTACAATCCTTTTAAGATGTTTACTATTTTAACACGTATATAACATAAATAGACAATATGATGGACACCCATTATCAAGACACTATGTGGAGAAACACCAGGGCAAATTTGAGGGATCTACATTTGTAGGCATTGAAAACATCAAGCCCCATTGGAGAGGGGGGGACTATATAGAATTATTATCAAGAGCTGAAACTAAATAGATATTCCACCTAAATACACTTATCCCCAATGGACTCAATGCAGATCTGGAACTATTCGCCTTTATTTAGTTATATAGGTATAGTTATACTCAGTAAAAGTATGTTCTATAGGAACTGATACATTGTTCCGAACACCCCGCGCACCAATCTGGATACCTTAAATAGGAGTTTATATCTTGCACATTTTTGAATACTCTGCACAGGAACTGATACACTGTTCCGAATATGCTGTGCACTTCCCCGATTAAAAAGGACACACTACTTCAAACACCCTATATTTGAATATGAAGAGATCGATATAGTGTAAATCTTTTTTGAGACAATGCAACACTATAGGTTTACAGAGCATACGGCTGTGTACGGCTTTGCACGGCTTTGGAACAAGCATGGTAACATGGCAACATAACATCTAATCAACTCACACCTGACAGATGAGCGGTCAAACTACCTATAAGTAAGGAAGGAATACGGGGCCGTGCCATAATCCTGACGAGGGCAACCGCTATTGTTGCTGAAACGCGTTGATTACTCTTTTGGTCTTTCTGAGCTCCCGTACtagtagtgacgtcactcagccttCCCGGGAATTTTTTGAACCGCTAACATCAACGTAACCCACCGCGGAgtagtgccgccggccggggcgcCTCCAGCGGAGGTTACAACCACCATCTTATTGCCAATATATGTTACCAAGCATCAAACATCTGCAAAAAGATCTACTTTTTAACAACGCTTACCGAGAACTACGCCAAAACAATCTACTACAAGGTAAAAACaaccatttatttatttgttcttcGGGTTGGATGGGGTCAACATTTGTCTTTAAATGAATAAACAAATCTAAAGACACTCCCTTCTTTTTCATAGTAAAAGATTTTCATGCTGGTGACAAGGAGACATGTCCTGGATTGAAAAGGGGCTAAATGGCTCAATCTGATGGTTAGGTGTTTTTGGAGTTTTATGTAAAGGGTAATGTGTAGAGTTAAGCAAACTTTGACTACACTCGGACTCGTCCAAACCATGCTTAAAGTTTGCTCAATTCCAGTAATGTGGAAACAAATGTAATTTTGTAAACAGTAACACTTTTCTTTTTATTGCAACAGGACAAATGTTTTCTATAGGGTCTACATGGGGAAGGAGCAGTGCAAACGCCATAGGAAAAATGCAGCAGCAAACATTCCAATTGACATCTCTTTTCTGAAATGACCACACTCTGTTTTGCAAAATAATAACCTGTCATTTTATTTGTTACGTAattcaaataaaatatatttcacTAGTCTGTTTTATTTGTGATTACATAGAAATATAAGAAGATCACTGTCTAAATGATTGAAGTGTACTGCAtggtcctttaaagcgactctgtaccctcaatcttttccccccaaaaccacttgtacctttggatagctgcttttaatccaagatctgcagttattgtcataaaaacaacttttaaacttgcagccttgtgcccaACGGCCAAGtcttagacaggagaaaatgttccagtggcattcctaatgatgaagagggtggcgaggagggacggaggtatggtgcaaagttagggcacagatattctaagccccggccgttgggcacggggctgcaagtttaaaagttgttttttaggacaataactgcatcacctgccgaatggaacccaggacagatcttagattaaaagcagctatcccaaggtagaagcagtttgggggggggggggggtcagattgtgggtacagagtcacgttAAAAGGAATGGGATTAAaggaataggctatgttcacacaaagtcaaaaaaagaggaaagacgtccgttttttctatttaaaaagacgtctgatATTGCTGCGATCtaactgcattgaagtcaatagaatgacggaTGTCCAAAGCACACAGCATATAAAATGAAGGACGTTatctgcgcagacgtcaaaataatttttgggacatcttttgcaaacagcagaggtttttcttttttcaccatcctttctctgttttactattaaattcaatggacttttcaattaaaggggttatccagcactacaaaaacatggccacttttccccctgctgttgtctccagttcaggtgcggtttgcaattaagctccatttacttcaatggaactgagtttcaaaaccccacccaaactgaagacaacagtagagggaaagtggccatgtttttgtagcgctggataacccctttaaccccttaacgacatcgggcgtaaacttacgccctcgcgccctggtacttggcgcatcagggcgtaaatttacgcccgatgtttccccgatcgctgcgtgttcacacacagcggtcggggaagatggcctgctataaatcatagcaggccatcttagcttcacggcacggggggtggttaacaccccccgtgcttacgatcgccgctataggctgatcaattcagatcagccaatagcggcgatcggaacctttccgggtcatcggcgacccgatgacccggaaaaaaatggcggtcggtgctgtccgaggacggcaccgaccgccattactgtaaaaagtaatggtgatcgccgtgccaccggcccgatcgccgtgaacggccggccggccgttcacggcgatcgggccggtggcacggcgatcagagtcccacaaaatagtaaatacctgccctggacccctcagctaggcagccgaggggtccagagcaggtatttgtacattactcacctgtcccgggctcctgatcggcgtcttccgggttcgcggcatcctcgtcttcgttcgggtcttcggcttcttccgtgacgtcacgttcggcttctctcggctattttcggctccagcgtcggctgtttccgtattttgcgctctgctgccctctagcggctgataatgtgtaatacacgtatcagccactatagggatgttcagaatgtagaaatttttatttatttttttttcaaatttttttttttctattttccgcaccctatcgccgctgagtgttgatcagcatcgcacgaaagtgcgctgctaatcagcaactcctcctttttggcgtagggtgttttttttctatattctactgccacggtctgcttataagtgcagaccgtggcagtagaatatatcaccaactcctttgttggcgtaggttttttttttatacttactgtaaaaaaacacgtaaaaaacactacattacaccacactacattgaataaagtttgacactacaccactacataccccatataccaatccccgtataaagatggcccccagggtgttttcggcgtcagagggatacgttattattacctccgacaccgaaacagccagtgaggatgaatgggggggatcgttctttcctccattcatcctcatcctccaatgacatgtctggggggtagcgtagcgtacgctgccccccagacacgtcttttccgccagtaccgtcccaataagagatgacggtatggagtgaaattctacaaactctgtgagcgtacctctgggtgcacttacagatttagggtatggcacactgcggaatggcgaaggataaccctttgtgcattccgcagctggcacccgccggcggactgatgcgggcgcatgtctctacccgtgtcatagactccattctatgcacgggcggattccatcgtccatccaaagaatgaatacgttggacggagagcggaatccgcccgtgcatagaatggagtctacgacacggacggagacgtgcgcctgcatcagtccgccggtgggtgccagctgtggaatgcacaaagggttatctgtcgcgattccgcagtgtgcacgtacccttagagtgtatgtaggaagggacacccgaatccagcccccagatgccccctccccccccatcctcggagttagtgggaagatcgttcgggaactgatcttcccactgctggata includes:
- the LOC138787194 gene encoding ciliary microtubule inner protein 2B-like, with protein sequence MPIILPQIPESLFSTYDPKYVPCYTGFTPKLRSEQGKIYGNATLRSSNYEPGLQRYGDNHMPSFNIELGENISNFPRGDAENWNNKQGYFHPSNGKYFYTQTNHTYDRSPQTSSAIKAIEEIKYQLSMPTKCTSSEKDRDSTLRSKCNGRAEQTVDMSSLSSHKNENIKKIFKEDVTEQKPCTRLSHTDDYLQRRQGKVIYRTKSGLLPNYSGYTPGQMFSIGSTWGRSSANAIGKMQQQTFQLTSLF